Within the Fibrobacter sp. genome, the region TTTGGTTTTGACGAACATTCCGCTTATGGTATGGCCGTTTCCGTCGAAGTGGCCCGTGAACGGGATTTCATTCGATTTTCCGATGGGCGTCCACTTCAAAAAATCTGCGGAACTGTCGACCGGTATTCCGGCGCTGTCGATGATTTCGCCCTCGTTGAGGATGATGTCTGCGTCAAGTTTGAAATGCTTGCCCTTGTATTTTTCGTCGCCTGCTCCGATGACGTACGAAAGGTTTGCCAGCTGTTCGGCGGTCTTGATGACATACGGGTTTCCCTCCGACCCGGAACCGCAAGCGAATTTCTTGGCCGTAGACCCGTTCCAGGGCTTGCCCGTTTCGCCTTCGCAGTTCGTATCGGCCTTTTCCTTGGATTCCTTGAGGCTGCTCGAACTTTCGGGCGATTCTTTTTCTGAAATGCTGCTGGAACTGTTCCCTAGACTGAAACTGGGAGTCGTGCCGTCGTCGGTAGAGGTCGGTATTTCACAGGCGATTAGTGTGAAAAACATCGCGGTTGCGATGGATATGGCCGCCGCGGGGCGGATGCTGTTTTTGAACATGGGATACTCCTTCTTCTTATTACGGAATATATATTATTCCGAGCCTGTCTGGAAATCCCGAATTGTAAAAAAAGCTATGTTCTGGGTGCTATAAAACCGTGGGGCTTGAATCCGAGCCCTTTAACGAGCTCGAAATCCTTGCAACTGTTGACTCCCGCCGTGGTGAGCATGTCGTCGGTGATGGCCGCGTTGGCCCCGCTCTTGAAGGCGCGCTTGCCGTCGTCGCCCAGTACGCCGCGTCCGCCCGCGAGGCGGATGAACGCCTTCGGGTTGATAAAGCGGTAAATCGCCACTATACGGCAGAATTCGTCGTTCGTGAGTTTCGGGAGGTTTTCGTACGGAGTGCCCGGAATGGCGTTCAGCACGTTCACCGGAGTGGACTTGACTCCGAGTTTACGCAAGTCAAGGCACATGTCGATGCGGTCTTCCATCGTCTCGCCGAGTCCCATGATGCCTCCGCTGCAGATTTCGAGCCCTGCGGCGAGCGCATTCTGGAGTGCGCCAATCTTGTCGTCGTAGGTGTGCGTGGTGCATACGTCGGGGAAGTGCCTGCGGTAGGTTTCCAGGTTGTTGTGGAAGCGGGTGAGGCCCGCTTCTTTCAGCTTGTCGAACTGCTCGCGGTTCAGGAGCCCCGCCGAGAGGCATACGGAAAGTTTCGTTTCTTTTTTGAGGCGGCGGATGGCTTCGCCAATCTGCTCCACGTCGCGGTTCGAGAGCGTACGGCCCGAGGTGACGATGGAGTAGCGCGGGATGCCTGCGGCTTCTTTCTTCTTGGCGTCTTCGACGATTTCGTCGGCGCTGAGCAATTTGTATTCCGGGGCGCCGGTGTGGTAGTAGCTGCTCTGGGCGCAGTACTTGCAGTTTTCGGAGCAGCGACCGCTGCGGGCGTTCACGATGGAACAGAAGTCAAAATCGTCGCCGTGGAATTTTTCGCGGATTTCGTTTGCCGCGTCGCAAAGTTCCTTGAGGTCTTCGCTTAAAAGCCGGATTGCCTCTTCGCGGTTGATTTCGTAACCGTTGATAACTTTATCTTTAAGTTCAGAAATAAAAGACATGGTTCTGCTCCTTTCTGATTTTTTTTCGCACCCAAATATAAAAAATCCCGTATTTGCAAAACCAAGGCGTCTTTCTTTTTTTAATTTATGGTCGTGCGGATATTCTTGACGATAATCTTTTTCGCCATGTGCGCTTTCGCGGCTGATGCCGTGGAGGATGTTTCCGCTGTAGCTTCTCCTGATACCTCTGCCGCTTCTGTGGATGCATCGGCAGTTGCCGCATTTGATACTTCGACCTTCACGGTAGATACCCTAGTAACTGATTCTTCGGCCGCACTAAATGATACGACGGCTTTAGTTGCCGATTCCGTGGCGGCGGATACGGTTGTTGCCGATACGGTGGCTGCGGACTCCGCGGTAAAAGATACGTCTGCGAAGGATTCCGCTTTGGCGGTGCAGGACTCCGCAAAGAAGGATTCCGTCTCGCGCAGGGAAGGAAGCATTCCGCTTCCGCATCAGTCCGCGTATACCGGTTTTGGCTTGCTGGTCGGGCTTGCGGCCGGCCTTTTCAACCCGACCGAGGAATGCGACTGCCTGGGGGTGTGGCAGGGACAGCTTGAATACTTCTATAAGGATTGGATCAGTGCGGGTGTCGACGTGCGCTTTTTCGGCGGGGATCTCGATACGGACGTGATGGTCCGCTACCAGCGCTACAGGATGAACGTGCGCTTCCACAGGCCGCATGAACGTTGGTCCTGGTATATAAGCCCGATTGTCGAGTTCGAGTCTACTGACTTGGAAGATATCCGCGATGAATGGCACCAGCGTGATATGGAAGGCTGGATTCCGGGGGTGTCGACGAAGACCGAACAGGAAGTGGAAGACTGCGAGAAGATGTTCTCGCTGGACGGTTTTTCCATCGGCGTAGATTTGGGCGGAGGCCTTGTCTTCTGGGATATTATCGGCGCTACGGCGAACGTCTTGTACGAATACAATTTCGGCGGAGCGCAGTTGCTCACGATTTCTCCGGGTATCGCATATAATTTGCAGGCAATTTGGCCCTGGGCCAAGAAGAGCCTTTCTGCGGCATGGATTTCGGTTGAAACGGGCTTCCAGCGTTTCTTCAACAGGTCTGTTGATTCCTGGGCAATGTCGGGTTACCTGGGTGTCGCGGTCGGTTTTTAATTCTATATTTTTCACGTCTAAAATTTTTCTAAAGGACATTCAAAATGGCTAAGAAAGAATCCAAGAAGAAGGTTGTCCTCGCCTATAGCGGTGGACTCGATACTTCCATCATCATCCCCTGGCTCAAGGAAAACTACGATTGCGAAGTGATCGCTTTCGCTGCCGACCTCGGACAGAACGACTTCCCGGACGCTAAGGCCCTCGAAGACAAGGCTCTCAAGACTGGCGCTTCCAAGTGCTACGTCCTCGACCTCAAGAAGGAATTCCTCGAAGACTACGTTTGGCCCACCGTCCGCGCTGGCGCCAAGTACGAAGGTACCTACCTCCTGGGTACGTCTTTCGCCCGTCCGCTCATTGCGAAGTACCAGGTGAAGATTGCCGAGAAGGAAGGCGCTTACGCCGTTGCTCACGGTGCTACCGGTAAGGGTAACGACCAGGTCCGTTTCGAACTGACCTACGCCGCCCTCAATCCGAAGCTCGAAATCATTGCTCCGTGGAAGGACCCGAAGTGGACGTTCCACAGCCGCGAAGACGCCATCGACTACGCTGCCGCCCACAAGATTCCGCTTAACGGCATCAGCAAGAAGAAGATTTACTCCGAAGACGGTAACCTGTGGCACCTCTCTCACGAAGGTGGCGTCCTGGAATTCCCGGAACAGGAACACAAGTACGAATTCCTCAAGCACACCGCCACGTACGAAAAGGCCCCGAACAAGGCTGATCACGTGACGATTACCTTCGAAAAGGGTAATCCGGTGGCTATCGACGGCAAGAAGATGGGCGCTGTCGAACTCCTCGAATACCTGAACAAGATCGGTGGCAAGAACGCTTGCG harbors:
- the bioB gene encoding biotin synthase BioB, with translation MSFISELKDKVINGYEINREEAIRLLSEDLKELCDAANEIREKFHGDDFDFCSIVNARSGRCSENCKYCAQSSYYHTGAPEYKLLSADEIVEDAKKKEAAGIPRYSIVTSGRTLSNRDVEQIGEAIRRLKKETKLSVCLSAGLLNREQFDKLKEAGLTRFHNNLETYRRHFPDVCTTHTYDDKIGALQNALAAGLEICSGGIMGLGETMEDRIDMCLDLRKLGVKSTPVNVLNAIPGTPYENLPKLTNDEFCRIVAIYRFINPKAFIRLAGGRGVLGDDGKRAFKSGANAAITDDMLTTAGVNSCKDFELVKGLGFKPHGFIAPRT
- a CDS encoding argininosuccinate synthase, which translates into the protein MAKKESKKKVVLAYSGGLDTSIIIPWLKENYDCEVIAFAADLGQNDFPDAKALEDKALKTGASKCYVLDLKKEFLEDYVWPTVRAGAKYEGTYLLGTSFARPLIAKYQVKIAEKEGAYAVAHGATGKGNDQVRFELTYAALNPKLEIIAPWKDPKWTFHSREDAIDYAAAHKIPLNGISKKKIYSEDGNLWHLSHEGGVLEFPEQEHKYEFLKHTATYEKAPNKADHVTITFEKGNPVAIDGKKMGAVELLEYLNKIGGKNACGLLDIVENRLVGLKSRGVYETPGGTLLYKAHECLQQLVLDKETLFEAQKMSMTYANLVYNGQWFTPLRQAMDAFFNEVNSVVTGEVTLKLYKGNIIPAGIKSPYSLYDMGLGGFTDVDMYDQKDATGFIRCYGLPLKTRALLLGSKTNVDFGKEVKLPKK